One Oculatellaceae cyanobacterium DNA segment encodes these proteins:
- a CDS encoding MFS transporter: MNTKLWIIAVITFINALSFTILIPIIYLYGKQFGLNDLQTSFLFSIYSLTQFFATPIIGKLSDRFGRKPLLIISLAGTVIANFIAGTATTALVLFFARFLDGITGGNISVAQAVISDVTNRENRAKAFGIFGAANGLGFILGPAISLLAQNISLGASFLASSIMALFALVITILFLQETLVNKVNSVNHFWDLGLNNLITGLAMPKIGILLIINFCIGTTFTIFTYAFQPYFIHVLNQNSQSLTLIFLLLGVVGLFMQTVGLQFLNSQINIITILFIALAVRSVSFLLMPIFPNIIYFIFVIVLFSIFNSLVQPMINTLISLNATAEDQGMAMGLNASYLSIANAVGPVIAGTIMNQANAQTYGYSLYLAGILTVFVLLLAIKTRKKYAAI, from the coding sequence AACTTTGGATTATTGCTGTAATTACTTTTATTAATGCCCTCAGTTTTACTATTTTAATTCCCATCATTTATTTATATGGTAAGCAATTCGGACTTAACGATTTACAAACAAGCTTTTTATTTTCCATATATTCTCTTACTCAATTTTTTGCTACTCCAATAATTGGCAAACTTTCCGATAGATTTGGACGTAAGCCATTACTTATTATCAGTTTAGCAGGTACAGTTATAGCTAATTTTATAGCGGGAACAGCTACAACCGCTCTAGTTTTATTTTTCGCAAGATTTTTGGACGGAATTACTGGAGGAAATATTTCAGTTGCTCAAGCTGTAATTTCAGATGTAACCAATCGTGAAAATAGAGCTAAAGCTTTTGGGATTTTTGGTGCTGCTAATGGTTTAGGATTTATTTTAGGGCCAGCTATTAGTTTGTTAGCACAAAATATTTCTTTGGGAGCTTCTTTTTTAGCTTCTAGTATAATGGCTTTATTTGCTCTTGTGATTACAATTTTATTTTTACAGGAAACTCTTGTAAACAAAGTTAATAGCGTTAACCATTTTTGGGATCTCGGTTTGAACAACTTGATTACTGGCTTGGCTATGCCTAAAATCGGAATTTTATTGATTATCAATTTTTGTATAGGCACAACTTTTACTATATTTACCTACGCTTTCCAACCTTACTTCATCCATGTTTTAAATCAAAACAGTCAATCTTTGACATTGATATTTTTATTACTTGGAGTTGTAGGATTGTTTATGCAAACTGTCGGGCTTCAGTTTCTCAATAGTCAAATCAATATCATTACCATATTATTTATTGCTTTAGCTGTTCGCAGTGTTTCATTTTTATTAATGCCAATTTTTCCAAATATTATTTATTTTATTTTTGTGATCGTTTTATTCTCAATTTTTAATTCTTTAGTTCAACCCATGATCAATACTTTGATTTCCCTTAATGCTACAGCAGAAGATCAGGGAATGGCTATGGGACTGAATGCTTCGTATTTAAGTATTGCTAATGCTGTTGGCCCTGTAATTGCTGGTACGATCATGAATCAAGCTAATGCTCAGACATACGGTTACTCTTTATACTTGGCTGGTATATTAACTGTTTTTGTATTGTTATTAGCAATTAAGACTAGGAAAAAGTATGCGGCAATTTAA